The nucleotide sequence TTTTTATGCCAAGCAAAGTACCTATACGACTAGGAAGCGAATTTACATACCAAATATGCGCTACAGGAGTAACAAGCTCAATGTGTCCCATACGTGAGCGACGAACCTTTGAAGTAGTTACTTCAACGCCGCACTTTTCACATTTAATTCCTTTATAACGCATCTTTTTATACTTACCACATAGACATTCATAATCTCTAATAGGTCCAAATATCTTAGCGCAAAATAGACCATCTCGTTCTGGCTTTAACGTACGATAATTAATGGTTTCAGGCTTTTTAACTTCACCGTGACTCCACGCTTTTATACGATCTGGACTTGCAAGTCTTAATTGAAAAGCTTCAAAATCCCTTGGTTTTGCATCTTCTTTTATCTCAATAGGTTTTAACTCACTCATTATTCTCTTCCTCATCATAGATCTCAACATCAAGTGCTAGAGATTTTAGCTCATTTGTTAAAACAAAAAACGTTTCTGGAATACCAGTACTTGGTACATTTTCTCCTCTAGTAAGTGCTTTATAAGCAGCCAAACGACCTTCTACGTCATCGGATTTTACAGTTAGCATCTCTCTTAGAGTGTGAGCCGCACCATAAGCTTCAAGTGCCCAAACTTCCATTTCTCCAAATCTTTGACCGCCGCTTAGAGCTTTACCGCCGACTGGTTGTTGCGTAACTAGCGAGTATGGTCCTGTACTTCTTGCATGAACTTTTTCATCAACTAAGTGGTGAAGTTTTAACATATACATACATCCGACATTAACGCGCTCAGCCATCTTTGATCCGGTACGTCCGTCATAAAGTTCGGTTTTACCGTCCATATCTATTTTTGCCATCTCAAACAATTTTTTAAATTCATCGGCTTTAACACCTTCAAAAATAGGAGTAGCAAATCTAACACCACTAGCCCAATCCCTAGCATAATCTATAAGCTTATCATCATCAATTTTACTTAAAATAACTTTAGCATCCATAAGACGAGATACGTCTGCTATCTCGGTCATTTTCGCTCTTAACTCTTTTATCCATTCGGCTTTTTTATTTTCAAAGATCTCTTCGATCTGCTCACCGAGTTTCATACCGACTAAACCTAGGTGGCTTTCTAAAATTTGACCTATATTCATACGGCTTGGAACACCTAGCGGATTTAAAACTATATCTACCGTGCGTCCATTTGGAAGATACGGCATATCAACATCTGGAACTATATTTGATACGATACCTTTATTTCCGTGACGTCCAGCCATCTTATCGCCGACTTTTAATTTTCTTTTTGTAGCTAAATATACTTTAACTAGCTTAACTACACCACTTGGCAATATATCGTCTTTTTCTAAAATTTCAAGCTTAGCATCATGCTCGTCTTTTAATTTTTTCTTCTCGTTTTGGAAATAAGCTTTCATATCTTCATATGTTTTTTGAATTTCTTTTGAAAAACACTTTACATAGGTGTTAAGAGTAAATCTATTTACATTATCAAGGTCTGATCTTTTTATCTTATCACCTTTTTTGTAGCTATTTTTACCGATCTCCAGCTCACTCTCAAGAGGATTTTTAGATAATAAAGCAGTAACTCTTAACATCTCTTCACGATCAAGCATTAAAAGTCTATCGTGATGTTCTTTTTCTAAAATATTCTTTTCATCCTCATATGCTTTAAATGATCTAGCGTCTTTTTCATAGCCTTTTTTTGTAAATATCTTAACATCTATAACTACACCCTCAAGACTAGCTCCGGCGTATAAAGATTTATTTACAACGTGACCTGCTTTTTCGCCGAATATCGCTCTAAGAAGTCTCTCTTCAGGAGTTGGCTTTACCTCTCCTTTTGGTGAAACTTTACCCACCAAAATCATTCCTGGTTTGATATGAGTGCCTATCTTTACGATACCACTCTCATCTAGGTGCATAAGATCTTCTTCTTTCATATTAGGAATATCTCTAGTTATCTCTTCTACACCATCTTTTAGCTCTCTAGCCTCGATCTCTTTTTCATAAATATGAACACTAGTAAATGCATCTGCGCGGATCATTCTTTCGCTCATTACGATAGCATCTTCATAGTTATATCCATTCCACGGCATAAATGCTATAAGAGCATTTTTACCTATAGCCAACTCGCCTTTTTCCATACTTGAACCATCAGCTATGATCTGTCCTGATTTTACTATATCACCTTTTTTAACTATAGGATGTTGAGTAAAAGTTGTATTTTGGTTGGTTCTTAAATTTTTTTCCATAGTATATTGATCGATATATGGACCGTTTTCATCTTCACCTAAAATAAATATATTTCTATTATCAACTTTTTCTATAACTCCACCGCGTTTAGCTTTTATAGCTTCCCACGCATCTCTTGCAACTATAGCTTCCATACCAGTTCCTACTATAGGAGCCGTAGATCTAAGAAGCGGAACTGCTTGACGCTGCATATTTGAGCCCATAAGAGCACGGTTTGCATCATCGTGCTCTAAAAACGGTATCAAAGAAGCGGCGACACCCATAACCATACCACTACAAAGGTCGATTAATGTAACATCTTCTCTTTTTGCAAGAAGCATTTCGCCATCTCGTCTTACTTCTATAAGATCTTCTTTTATAACATCATTTGCATCTAATACAGTTGAAGCCGGAGCTATAATATGACCCTCTTCTTGAGTAGCCGTTAAATAAACAATCTCATTTGTGACTTTACCATCTATCACCTTTCTATAAGGCGATTCAACAAATCCTAGATCATTTACTTTTGCATATGTAGAAAGAGTGTTGATAAGACCGATGTTTTGACCTTCTGGAGTCTCAACAGGACAAATTCTACCATAGTGAGTTGGATGCACGTCACGCACTTCAAATCCAGCACGTT is from Campylobacter fetus subsp. testudinum 03-427 and encodes:
- the rpoB gene encoding DNA-directed RNA polymerase, beta subunit (Pfam matches to PF00562.24 RNA_pol_Rpb2_6, and to PF04565.12 RNA_pol_Rpb2_3, and to PF04560.16 RNA_pol_Rpb2_7, and to PF04563.11 RNA_pol_Rpb2_1, and to PF10385.5 RNA_pol_Rpb2_45, and to PF04561.10 RNA_pol_Rpb2_2, and to PF04561.10 RNA_pol_Rpb2_2) yields the protein MLNSLYSGNRLRVDFSNVAKEIDVPNLLQLQKKSFDHFLNLDNSQTESGIEKVFKSIFPIHDPQNRLTLEYVSSEISKPRYTVRECMERGLTYCVNLKIKIRLIVHDRDEKTSEKVGVKDIKEQEIFVREIPLMTDRISFIINGVERVVVNQLHRSPGVIFKEEESPTVVNKLIYTAQIIPDRGSWLYFEYDTKDVLYVRINKRRKVPITILFRALGYKKQDIVKLFYPIQTLNIKNNKFLTMFNPDDFSGRVDYDIKDEDGNILHQAGKRLTKKKADKLIEDGLKFVEYPVEVLVNRYLASPVIDKESGEVIYDTLTQLDENKLAKIVAEQNSIEIANDLASGVDDAIINSFLQDYETLKLLKQTEGLEDENDLAAIRIYKVMRPGEPVVKEAARTFVNDLFFNPERYDLTKVGRMKMNHKLGLSVPEYVTVLTNEDIIKTAKYLIKVKNGQGYIDDRDHLGNRRIRSIGELLANELHLGFVKMQKAIRDKFTSLSNNVDELMPYDLVNPKMITTTIMEFFTGGQLSQFMDQTNPLSEVTHKRRLSALGEGGLVKERAGFEVRDVHPTHYGRICPVETPEGQNIGLINTLSTYAKVNDLGFVESPYRKVIDGKVTNEIVYLTATQEEGHIIAPASTVLDANDVIKEDLIEVRRDGEMLLAKREDVTLIDLCSGMVMGVAASLIPFLEHDDANRALMGSNMQRQAVPLLRSTAPIVGTGMEAIVARDAWEAIKAKRGGVIEKVDNRNIFILGEDENGPYIDQYTMEKNLRTNQNTTFTQHPIVKKGDIVKSGQIIADGSSMEKGELAIGKNALIAFMPWNGYNYEDAIVMSERMIRADAFTSVHIYEKEIEARELKDGVEEITRDIPNMKEEDLMHLDESGIVKIGTHIKPGMILVGKVSPKGEVKPTPEERLLRAIFGEKAGHVVNKSLYAGASLEGVVIDVKIFTKKGYEKDARSFKAYEDEKNILEKEHHDRLLMLDREEMLRVTALLSKNPLESELEIGKNSYKKGDKIKRSDLDNVNRFTLNTYVKCFSKEIQKTYEDMKAYFQNEKKKLKDEHDAKLEILEKDDILPSGVVKLVKVYLATKRKLKVGDKMAGRHGNKGIVSNIVPDVDMPYLPNGRTVDIVLNPLGVPSRMNIGQILESHLGLVGMKLGEQIEEIFENKKAEWIKELRAKMTEIADVSRLMDAKVILSKIDDDKLIDYARDWASGVRFATPIFEGVKADEFKKLFEMAKIDMDGKTELYDGRTGSKMAERVNVGCMYMLKLHHLVDEKVHARSTGPYSLVTQQPVGGKALSGGQRFGEMEVWALEAYGAAHTLREMLTVKSDDVEGRLAAYKALTRGENVPSTGIPETFFVLTNELKSLALDVEIYDEEENNE